The segment CCAGCCCTTTCCCCTCTGGCCACGCTCCAGACCCTCAGTTCTCCCGTGTCCACGCCCCCTCCTCAAACCACGCCTCCCTCCCTGACCCCGCCTCCCTCGCTGGCCCCGCCTTTGGCTACACTTCCTCCCTCTCTGACTACGTACTCTCCTCGGAGTCCGTCTCCAGACTCTCCAGCTCCCCTGGCTTCTCCATCtctgcactcccattcctctctcCTGGCCACGACCTGTTCTCAGATCCCATCACCTCGGGCAATGAGCCCTCAGCAGGCCTCTTCATCCCTGCTGCCACTGGCCCCTAAGCAGGCTACCCCTCCTGTGGCCGCGCCCCTTCTACTGGCCACgccctctccccaggccccaccgGCTCTGGACTTGCCCCCACTGCAGACCCTGCCTTCTCCTCCTGCCTCACCCCCGCTGCAGGTCCCTGCCGCTCCTGAGGGCTTGCCCCCTCTCCAgatccctctttctcctcctgcttcaCCCTCTTCACCTCCCTTGGCCTTGCCCTCGACACAGGCTCCACCTTCTCGGGTCTTGTCTCCGCTTCAAGTTCTTCGCTCTCCCCATGGCTCACCCCCTCTGCAGGCGCCTCCCTCTCTTATCACTACGCCCCTGCCACAGACTCCACCTCCTCTGGCCTTGCCCCCTCTGCAGGCACCACCCTCTCCCAGGGCCACGTCCCCTTTACAGGCACCGCCCTCTCCCAGGGCCACGCCCCCTCTTCAGGCCCCACCCTCTCCCAGGGCTACGTCCCCTCTACAGGCACCGCCCTCTCCCAGGGCCACACCCCCTCTACAGGCTCCAACCTCTCCCAGAGGCACGCCCCCTCTACAGGCCCCGCCTGCCCTGTCTGTGTCACCGCCCCCTTCCACGACCACGCCCCTTCCTCAGACTCCTCCTCCTTTGGTCTTGCCACCTCTTCAGGCCCCTCCTCTTTTGGCCTCCTTCCCACAGCCTGCATCTTCTCGGCCCTTATCTCCTTTGCTGGTGCCTTCTCCAGGCTCACCCGTTTTGCAGGCCCCGCCCTCTCCCAGGACTACATCCCCTCCACAGGCCCCGCCTTCTCTGGCCGTGTCTCCACCCTCTGTGACCACACCCCCTCATCAGGCTTCCTCTCCTTTGGCCTTGCCCCCTCTGCAGAGCCCTCCCTCTCTGGCCACGCCCCAGCCACAGGCTCCTCCTTCTCTGGCCACGCCCCAGCTACAGGCCCCTCCCCTGGCCACGGCCCAgccgcaggccccgccctccctggcCACGCCCCAGCCACAGGCTCCTCCTTCTCTGGTTTTGCCCCCTCTGCAGTCCTCCCCTTCTCCACCCGCCTCACCCCCGCGGCAgggtccccgccgccccccaacCCCGGGTCCCGATGCCCCGATCCCGGGTCCGCGACTGACCCTGGCGCTAGCCCCAGTGCCGCCGCCGCCTTCTCGAAGCCCGTCCAGTACGCTGAGCGGTCCGGATCTGGCGGGCCACAGCAGCAGCGCCACCAGCACACCCGAGGAGTTGCGTGGCTACGACAGTGGGCCCGAGGGTGGCACCGCGGCCTCTCCTCCCGCCGACGCGGAGCTCGCCGCCTGCCACCCAGCCGCCTGGAGCCGAGGTCCCGCGCCGCCGCTGGCCCTGCGGGGGAACCCGGGTAAGTGGCGCGCGTGGGACGCGAGGCTCGGGGAAGGGCAAGAGCCACCTGGGGCGGAGGCGAGACTTCGGGACAGTGGAGTCGGAGGGACGCATGTGAGCTTGGGGCGCTGTCATGCGCGGGCGCGGGGCTTCCCGGCTTGCACGATCCATCCTGGGCTTACCATCCCGCAGGGGCGCCTCTGCCTTGGTCTCCTGCGGCCGGACCGGGCTCCACCGACGGCCTGTGCACCATCTACGAGGCGGAAGGACCCGAGTCGGCCACGGCCACCCCAGACACGTTGGATCCCGAGTCCGAATCCTGCGCGGGAGGTGGGAAGGCAGCGACGGGCGTGGGCGCGGGGGCGGCGTCGCGGGGCGCGAAGCCGGCGCGCCTGGGCGAGCTGCCGTTGGGGGCGCTGCAGGCCAGCGTCGTGCAGCAGCTGCTGAGCCGGACGCTGATGCTCGCGGCGGCCGAGGGGGCGGCGGGTGGCGGCCCCGGCGGCGCGGGAGGGAGCGGCGTGACTGGAGGGGCCCGCACTGCGCTCAGCGACGCCGAACTGGGCCGCTGGGCCGAACTGTTGTCTCCGCTGGATGAGTCCCGCGCCAGCATCACCTCGGTCACCAGCTTCTCCCCGGACGATGTGGCTTCCCCGCAGGGTGACTGGACTGTGGTGGAGGTGGAGACCTTCCACTGAGCCGGATCCTAATCCAGTCCACCAACCCCAGCCCCGGCATTATGCCTCTTAGCTCCCCGCATCCCTTACTGCTCCTGGAGTTCTGCTCTTGGGGATGAGGGGGGATTGTTCTTAGTCCCCTAGGACCCCAATCTTTCAACCTAGACTTACGTCCCATTCTCCTCGCCGCCCTCCCCCATAGCCCACGCTTTGTCTGCTCCGAGTTTGCAATAAAGCCGGAATCTTCGGCCAGTGCGCCTTTGAGGTCTTTCTTGGGGATTGGGGAGGTCCCATGGGATTCCTGGGTGAGGCCAGGGGCCGGACCAATGAGGTGTGCGGGTGTGGCTTGTGGCTCTGGCTGGCGATGCAGCGGCTCTATGGAGTAGTAAGAAGGGGTGGCTCCATCCTCATGCCGGAGACCCAGCTTCCCTCTGGCTTGCTCATGATGGGAATGTGAGCTGTACATGGCCCCAAAGTTGGTCTTCTGGGGTGGAGGCTGCAGCTGACTCTGGAGGGTCTGGTAATGGGGGGTCCGGTCTGGTTTCTCCCAGCTCTTCGGAAGACCCAGAAGTCTTCTTCCTCCTCGTGTCTCCCACGAATATCACTGGTCCCCAGTTTGACTGATGTCCTCCCCAAGCCCCTCTAGCCAGTCCTTGCCTGCATCCCATGATGCTCTCTCCTTGTCTCTTTGAACCCGAAGACCTTGCTTATCATCAcccacttattttttaattttggcacaacccagcggtgcttagggcttactcctgtctctgcactcaggaattactctgactGGCACTTGGGGGATCCCATGGGACggtgaggatcaaatccaggtcagttgtgtgtgaAGCGAGTAttctccctgctggactatctttcCCGTTGCCCCCCTGCCACCTCTTGCAGTCACCTTGTTCCTGGAGCCCCTCAATAGTGCTCTGGCTTGGGTCTTGCATTTTCCCAAGTATGCATATGGGAGATGTCCCCCACTCCCACACCATAAGCCCTTTTCTGCCTTTGAGCTGCTGCTTCATGCAGTGACAAGGACAGCCAGGAGGGAACTGCACTCCGCAGGGCTTCTTGGAGGACCTGTGTCCGCCCACCTGCTTCCTCTGACTGGGGTCCTAGCACATATCTTTGAATGGGGCCCCCTCCTGGCCTAGAGTCTGGGGAGAAATCAACTCTGTCCCAAAGAGACACCTCCGTGCCTGGGAACCAGATGGAGTGGAGGTGTCCTTTTTGAGGGCCCAGGGGGCTACACCTAGgagtgttcaggagtgactcttggtgGGGCCTGGAGATGGGAACCTGGTCGTAGTTGCCCTGcagaaccacatgcaaggcaagtgtctcaatCTCTGTACTCTCTTTGAGCCAGGGGACATCTTGCTTGTTCTGCttctgctcagggctttactcctggcaagcGTTCTCTCTTTTattgaggagggaggggggatttGGGCCGCTGCTGGATGCGCTTTTGTCTTTGTGCTCACCAATTACTCCTGCGCGGGTTCAAGGCGgcggggtctggagtgatagcacagcgggcagggcgtttgccttgcacaaggccaacctgggttcaattcccagcatcccttatagtcccccgagcaccgccaggtataattcctgagtgcagagccaggagtaacccctgtgcatcgctgggtgtgacccaaaaaggaaaaaaaagggggtcCTATGTGGCATAAAGGACCAAATTGTGGGCTGAGCTGCGTCAAGCACTTAATCACTgcactgttgttccagccccagcaaatatttttgttttggggtcacctcaGTGGTGCTTGGCAGGTAACCACTGGTAACCACGGGTAACCAGGTAACACTGGCAgggtcgactacatgcaaggcaggagccctcccCGCAgtcctatagctctggccccagcaagtattttttttgttttctctacagtaacaataagtctttcaatgagagacgttactggtgtccgctcgaacaaaatcGACAGTGACAGTCTCTCCTCTCAGCATCTTTAGTCCCCGCTCTAAATGCTACCCCCAATTCTCTTAAATGTCAAGGGATTCTCATGGGCCTGGGAGGGAGAATCCCAAATGCTTCATGCTGGGACATGGGGTTAGGGGGACACACTTGGGGCCTACTATGTGCCCCATGCTCTGAGTGACTTGGTGGGGcaacatgcacatgtgtgtcatgggtgggtggggacccTGGCTGCTGGCTGTGCcttgccaccaccaccccaccccaggactGGGGGCACTGGGCAACCCAGGACAGtgtcaatacattttatttttccgtTCTTCCCGCCTGGGCGACGTGTGGGGAGTGAACAGGCAGTGTGCAAAAAATGGTGATGGGCAGTGTGGGCGCGCCCCGCCGTCACCCACCCTGGTCCCCGGTCTCTGTAACACTGAGGAGGGGACAACCAGGAAGTGGGAGTGTGTATCAGAGCGTGGATCCCCACCCCAGGAAGCGCCGGGGAGATTGCATGTGACGCTACTGCTGCTGCTTTTGGGGGTTCTGGGAGCACCGAGAGACTCCACCGCGAGGGTGGTTGAGGCCCTCGGGGGGGTAAGGGGGGGACACTGTTGGACTTTGGCACTGGTCTCACTTGTCACTAGGCAGAGACCACGGCCCCCCATtagggggctggggccacagtAAAGAAGGAAAGTGGAGGCTGGGGGACAACACCCCCCTGGGTTCCCCCCCCAGGAGGCTTGAACCCCTCATCACTGCCAAGGCGGCAAAATGGGAGTGTCACACAGGAGGAAAGGTGGGGAGGAAGAATGTCCACTTCCTGGCAGCCGttctgccctcagcccccagggcagagcctggagtcccCTCAGCTGATGCTGCACAGATGTGAGGACTTTGGTTTTGATGGCAGGGGCCATGCTGCCCACACCAggctgtcccccccccaccccagcagcagcTGCGGCTGCCAGAGGCCGGGCCCGATGGACCCTTCCGTTCTCGGGCCTCCTCCAGCCCTGACCCTTCCCAGCAGGGCACACTTGTCCGGAAGAACTGCGCGGGGCAGGCCGCTGACCCCCCGGTCTTGGCTAGCTTCCTGTCCTCCTTGTTGTCCCCCTGGGCCAGTGGTCCAGGCCCGGTCCAGGACAGGTAAACactgcaggcaggcaggcaggcccagcccggccctcccCTAGGCGTCCAGCTgcgctgggggcggggtgtgggcgGGGAGTTCCAGAAGTGGGGTACGCGCCGAGCCCCGCGGCGCCCCCGGCCCTGGCTCCTCCGGGCACGGCCTCAGTTGTCCAGGCCCTGGCTGTAGGGCGCGGCCAGCTCGTCGGCGTCGCTGTCCGAGCTGCCCTCGCTGTCCTTGGGCGGCCGCTCGAGGCGGCGGAAGAAGCGAGCGTCGCGGGGGGACAGCGGGTACAGGGCGCCCTGCAGCGCCGCGCCCACGCCCAGCAGCTCCTCGTCCGACGACGGCAACGAGTCCTCGTCCAGGTGGCGCGCCAGGCCCAGCCCGTCGAAGGCCAGCGGGTCCTCGAAGGTCGGCGGGCCCTTCAGCAGCCGCacctggggcgggcggggaggcggcgCTGGAGCGAGGCGGGGAGGGAGCCGCACGCACACCCCACCGCGCCTCCCCGAGCCCGAGCCCCGCAGGCGCCGCCCCCCGCGCTCACCTCGGCCTTCAGCTCCTCGATCTGGTCCTTGAGCTCGCGGATGTACTGCGACGAGTCCGAGTGGTTCAGCTGGCCCTGGATGCGGCCCTCCTCCCTCTGCGGGACCCGCCTGGTCACCACGGGGCTGGTGCCCAAGGGTctcacccctcccagcccctgtccAACCCAGGCCCCGCCCTAGGGCCTGACCCCGCCCCGAACCTACCCAGGCGCCGCCTCAAAATCATACCACGCCCCTTTCACCCTCGGGGCCCCGCCTCTCCCAGGGCCTGGCCCCAACCCAGCCTTGGCTCCACCCCGTCTGACATAGGCCCCGCCTCTCATaagaccccgccccgcccggccctgcccctcacCTGGATCTCCAGCTCCGCGATGCGCTGACGCATCTCGGCCACCGCCGCCATGCTGTCCGCCTCCCGCAGCCGTACGGCCATCACCTCCTCTTTGCTCTGTGGGGCGCGGGGCAGAGAGGGCGGGTCATGGGGCGCGGCCGAGgctgtgggggttgggtgggCGTGGACGGGGAGCGGACCTTGCACTCGGCCTCGGCCTGCTTGCGGCGGCTCTCGCTGAGCTGCGTCTGCAGGCCCTTGTTCTGCGCCGCCAGGTACTGCAACTTCTCCTGCAGCGCCGCGCGCTCCGCTTCCACGCGGTTGAGCAGGTTGCGGTGGATGTTGTCCTGCGGGCGGAGATTGAGGCCTTAAGCCCTCCcgtcccccggggtgggggtgctccggccccccagcctGCGTGCACGGGCGCCTCACGCGGGCCGCACCTGCGTCTCGAGCTCCACCACGCGCTGCCGCAGCTCGCGGCCGTCGGCCAGGGCCTGGGCCTCGCGCAGACGCACGCTCATCAGCTCGTCCTGCAGCTCGCCCACCACGAGCTTCCGCGGGGACTCCTTCCAGCGGCCGCCGCGGGACAGGTGCGCCTGCGGGCCGAGGTGCGCGCTCAGCCCGCGAGCCCTGCCGCCCGGGCCAGCCCTCGCGCCGGGCCCTCACCTGCCAGGTGTCGGAGAGCTCCTGCAGCTGGCGTTTCAGCTCCCGCGCGGAAGCCACCGCCTCGCCCTCCCGCACCTTGAGGGCCTTCAGTTCTTCCTGCAGCTGCGCCACGTTGTTCTCATCGGGCAGCGCGCTGTTCCTCTGCAGCGAAGCGGGCGAGAAGTGGGCAGAGGCCCGGGCAGCAGGGACGGCCGCGTGGCCCGTCCTGCTCTTTTCCAGGGTCCCGAGTTTCTCTAGTCTCACCCTAGACACCTCTGGAAGGGGGAGCGGACTGCGGGGCAGGCGCATAGTGAAtactctcccccccacacacacactgatacgCTCCCTTGAGAGGTCGTCCTGGTGCCTCTGTCCTGGGGCAGCCCCCTAACTCCGCGGAGAAGAGCGGGGCTCCGTAAATGTTACCGGAAGGCGCAGCAGGCCAGGTGCTGCCCTCTTGAAAAGCTGAGGACTTCTGCTGGCTGCTCCTGCCCATGACCAGGCCAGGGATGCGGCCCTTCATCCCAGGGAAGCCCCTCACCCCAGAAACAGGCTTTGTCCTGGTATCCTGGGGACGCGTGTCCTCCTGATGTGGAGGGGGGGCTGGAAGCTTAGCTGTAGCAGAGACACTTGTGGGGGGCAC is part of the Sorex araneus isolate mSorAra2 chromosome 2, mSorAra2.pri, whole genome shotgun sequence genome and harbors:
- the PRR36 gene encoding proline-rich protein 36, whose product is MDKRDKTKAGAATRTPASRPPGLPTPRPPGSPRPLPPVTSAALRVLGAAGAAGRGPLAQRASGTRGPATAEAVPRMGSPRSTGAGPRSPASRAPAAGREQPPAKTSGPGLATSGARASGPTRVGSVGQKGPRPLAEEPVVPGKAPEVLRHSALGTVARRESSGLAPGASSPALSRRSRAAGAEGGLPRAAPNARPGKPPNEAPRKPVSVAPERSRAEQSPTTKRRPSAGGGLQRPVSRALGSNTTPLSSPARSGVSAACAPSALGHPSQPRSKGLPTMRPPQATPPRKGAPSTQGVPPPLATPAPPGRKSQLPQSRQVTATPLPDALPPSPPTTPPSQALPAPLATPLPLAPPSPPAPPGLQTLPSPPATPPLSAPPTLLDTSLEESASLLASPNSPSLFTPSASSSPQSMPPTQVSPVLSPLPPLPSPLATPPLPAPLPPASSLLQAPLSQAAILLNPAAALTTPLLPALSPLATLQTLSSPVSTPPPQTTPPSLTPPPSLAPPLATLPPSLTTYSPRSPSPDSPAPLASPSLHSHSSLLATTCSQIPSPRAMSPQQASSSLLPLAPKQATPPVAAPLLLATPSPQAPPALDLPPLQTLPSPPASPPLQVPAAPEGLPPLQIPLSPPASPSSPPLALPSTQAPPSRVLSPLQVLRSPHGSPPLQAPPSLITTPLPQTPPPLALPPLQAPPSPRATSPLQAPPSPRATPPLQAPPSPRATSPLQAPPSPRATPPLQAPTSPRGTPPLQAPPALSVSPPPSTTTPLPQTPPPLVLPPLQAPPLLASFPQPASSRPLSPLLVPSPGSPVLQAPPSPRTTSPPQAPPSLAVSPPSVTTPPHQASSPLALPPLQSPPSLATPQPQAPPSLATPQLQAPPLATAQPQAPPSLATPQPQAPPSLVLPPLQSSPSPPASPPRQGPRRPPTPGPDAPIPGPRLTLALAPVPPPPSRSPSSTLSGPDLAGHSSSATSTPEELRGYDSGPEGGTAASPPADAELAACHPAAWSRGPAPPLALRGNPGAPLPWSPAAGPGSTDGLCTIYEAEGPESATATPDTLDPESESCAGGGKAATGVGAGAASRGAKPARLGELPLGALQASVVQQLLSRTLMLAAAEGAAGGGPGGAGGSGVTGGARTALSDAELGRWAELLSPLDESRASITSVTSFSPDDVASPQGDWTVVEVETFH